A single window of Bufo bufo chromosome 10, aBufBuf1.1, whole genome shotgun sequence DNA harbors:
- the LOC120980254 gene encoding basic phospholipase A2 Vb-2-like yields MPISISTEVSGLGSDMNKFVLFILVWTCYLQCRTIRGGTGAPVRQKRGVLDLLVTLWCYRSRLKVPLLGINLYGCYCGTGGTGAAVDDVDRCCLLHDCCYRYSRLDLQCHSKVKWQFYNFSCGETQTQCHSSTVCGRMACECDKQFAECLTEAKPKRKHFFYNKKDMCVGPHDACPELHPNLTAILQQTQNLTDPDGSTAKSRKKRWRRRQKSEKGEEWQGVDASPLWI; encoded by the coding sequence ATGCCCATATCTATCTCCACAGAAGTATCCGGTCTTGGATCTGACATGAACAAGTTTGTGCTCTTTATCTTGGTCTGGACATGTTACCTCCAGTGCAGGACGATCCGTGGTGGCACCGGCGCCCCCGTTCGTCAGAAACGTGGTGTGTTGGATCTGCTGGTCACCCTGTGGTGCTACAGAAGCAGGCTCAAAGTGCCCCTGCTAGGCATCAACCTGTACGGTTGCTACTGCGGCACGGGAGGGACGGGAGCGGCCGTCGACGACGTGGACAGATGTTGTCTTCTCCATGACTGCTGCTACCGCTATTCCAGGCTGGACCTGCAGTGCCACAGTAAGGTAAAGTGGCAATTCTATAATTTTTCGTGTGGCGAGACCCAGACGCAATGCCATTCCTCCACCGTGTGCGGCCGGATGGCCTGCGAGTGCGACAAGCAGTTTGCGGAATGTCTGACCGAGGCGAAGCCCAAGAGGAAGCATTTCTTCTATAACAAGAAGGACATGTGTGTTGGTCCTCATGACGCCTGCCCAGAACTTCACCCAAACCTCACGGCTATACTACAGCAGACCCAGAACCTGACCGACCCAGACGGCAGCACCGCCAAGAGCAGGAAGAAGAGATGGAGAAGAAGACAGAAGTCCGAAAAGGGTGAAGAGTGGCAAGGCGTCGACGCGTCTCCTCTGTGGATATAA